The genomic DNA TTAATGCAAACGCTGTACTTCAGGGACAAGAGCTTTAAAAAAGataaactggtaaaaaaaaaaaaaaaaaagattattattattattattattattattattattattaataataataataataataataataataataataataataataatactgctaataATACTTCTACTaatagtagtggttagggctctggactcttgaccggagggtcgtgggttcaatcccaggtgctgctgtacccttgagcaaggtactttacctagattgctccagtaaaaaacccaaccgtataaatgggtaattgtatgtgaaaaataatgtgtaaaaagaagaatgtaattgtgtgtaaaaataatgtgatatcttgtaacaattgtaattaataataataataataataataataataataataataataataccactattaataataaagaatCGAAGTTagtcttttgttttacatgttacGTACATAACCTAGACTTTTCAAATAAATTCGTTcttgtatgtttaaaatacatgtcATGAACGTAACATATTTTAAacgtaagatatatatatatatatatatatatatatatatatatatatatatatatatatactgtgtaattggaaaataatgtattaattattttaaatgccaCAAGACAAGaggtttataaaacaaaaatgcaataaaataaataaaataaacgaaAGCCTATAAATACAACGTGTGTTATGTTTTCAAgctcaccatttaataaacaCGTTTTATGATGATACAGAATGTAGGTATAGCGCTAGTTTAGTATGTTGTTTGAGGTACTCTGTAGATCGTTTCCAGATCCCTAGATTAACGACGAACGGAACAGTACATTTTGTTCACTTTGTAAGCACTTTCACGTCCTCCCTTTGCTAGCAATCGCTTTCCTTTTCGGTGCCGATCACGCGTGTGTACTTTCACTGCGAGGGCTTTTGAACATCTGTATTCAGGCTGAGCTGTTTTTGTCGTATTGTTTGGTTTAGTTTGCTTGGGGCTAACTACAATTGTCAAAACTATCAGGTGCAACTATTGGATTTGCAAGCTTTTATAAATGCGTATTTTTTAACGTTGTACTGCAATTTATATAGACAACAaactaagttatatatatatatatatatatatatatatatatatatatatatatatatatatatatatatatatatatatataatgaaacaaACTAGGGCCTGTGTTCTTAAAATATCTTAAAGCATGGAAGTACTGCAAGTTTATCAAATACAATAGTTATTTTGAAAGTTGTATTTCCCTACTCAAATtatattcaaagaaatgcaatCTTTAAgttaacgtgttttttttttttgcaatatttatATGGTAGCCAGTGTATTGTTTatcaagagaaaataaaaacacatcattGTAATTATTAAGACTAGTTTGTGAAGATATGATTTTTTGAAAAAGTTATTAAACATAACCCTTATGAGacttaattattgttattatggtgtattgtatgtgtgtgtttaaagtaCATTCTCAAATAATACAACTGTAAGTATTAAATCTGTAGCGTAAGATTAATTATGaaacatttagtatttaaataaacacagagcgggattgttcagtttttatttttatgtagtttGAACACTTGAAAAATCGGGTgtaatttatacaaaataaagcaaatatATCCGCTTCTTAAGAAAGAAAGTCTTTAGTGAAGATGCCATTCAGAAGAGCTAAGAGTTTTCAGCACTGAGGAGATGTGATTTCTAATTATGCTGTTTTTACTCTCGCAGTTCATGGGGTTATATGCATGGCGTTATCAACCAGAGTTAAAAGGAAAACAGTGATTCTCGCTACGAACAACCCGTTGTGATCTTTaagatgttaaaaacaaaagtgagttttgtttgttcttAAGCCATGggcaagaaaaagaaaaggcgGCCCCTCTTGAAAAGAGCCGACAAATCCTTGCTGCTCTTTTGTGCGAACTTTTCCCATTCAGATTGAGCGTTCATCCGTGTGATTCCCAATTTAttgccattatttatttattaattgttctCATCTGTGTGTAATTGAGCAACGAAAGACTCCAGACCAGAGGGAGGATACACTAGTGCCCACAGCAAAGTAACGGAGTTGCTGTCTCTTCTTTTGACATCTGCCAGTCAGTGACTGATCATGTTTAATTCCAATATCACGACATCAAACAAGGCAAACATAGTTAGCAAGATTATCAAGATTTACGCGCTACTGTACAAATAAGTCCCACTCGATGCCAACGGGTGTGCACCGATTATCGTTGAAAATACAGTGGTGTCTGCTGAGATTGCATACGTGTTCAAGAGCAATAGGCTATGGGGAACATCAAGACGAGCAAATGATGTCCATATGAACGACGTGCTTGGCTCTCCATTGACTATTCGTGCCTTAAATATATAactaaaataacaaaagaaagcGAGAATCAGGCCAGGCTATAAGTCGTTCATTGAGTATTGAAACACTCATTGACGTTTTAGGAATGATAGAAGTTCCGCGTTGCCCCCAGCTACAGTCTGACTGGAGCCACAGCGCGTCTGCAGAAGATTGCATTTGCTCATTACAGCAATTATTTTCTTCCAACTTAGCCTCAAACTAAAAGTTTTAAATTGCTTGAAATTAAATATCTTAGTCTTTAAAAAGCGAGGAGATACAAAATCCTAGGTAATTATTTTGCTATGTTGCTAGTAAAAGCTTTCACGAGTAAGCGGCCCCAATTATGTATTTTATAGCATACACAACCTTAACCAGTTACACGAAGCTCCAAAGTAGGTACGAAATGCGTAACATACATAGACATGTAAATAAGTGTATCTGTATTTGCACATTGTGGTAAATGAGTAACGCTAATAGCCCTACTCGTTTTGTCAATGTCTATAGCTCAGTGTAATGTTAGAGATTAAACTATGACATTTCCATAGGTCTGTACCCACTGCCTTAGTTAATAATGGTAGGCCTAGCCAGACCTCAATCAAACTGAACTCAATTATAAGGTCCAGAACTGCTTGAAGTTTGTGAATTTTGCTGCCCAGGAACTTGACAGGAGCCAAAACCTGAGGTTTCTTCAAAGCAATAGTTACCAGCTGAGGAAATATTTCAGTTATGTTCTGTCAAATGAGAAATGACTGTGTAAATACACCGTGTAACACCTGCCCATTACAATTAATAACTTAAAGGGCGTCGTTTACAACCTTTAAATACACATTCTGCCTTATGTTGCTTTGGGGGCATACCCCACCAATTAAATTGCGACATGGTTACCTTGTTGTTTAATGCTCCAAAGTTAGAGTTCACGTTTATTAATCTTCAATATGtaacaaaaaaagtatattttaatgttaatgtaGATAGAGATATCTGACCAGTGATATACACTCGTTTATAGGCACATACAAAATCATATGAATTATCTCAActttttgttataaaaaatatattaatttatgaTTTCTGTGTAAATGCAAGCCATAAAATAATAAGTTTCCTGTAAATAActgtgggttaaaaaaaaaaaaacaaaaaaattaataaacacagaaCAGGATCCCATGCTAGCAACCATACATAAAGAGGTATTAGGTGATATGTTAAGTCTTGTGAGTTCAGCGTAGTTCTTTCTGTTATTAATATACACTGTGTTTCTTAACATTTACTCTAACCGATATCAAATTTCAGAAAAGCAGTTGTCATCATTATGTTTATATTAAACGACATTTGAATTAAATAGATGTAGGCATTATAAATAGCTTAATAATGACTATAAAATAATTACTGTCAGTAATATACAAATGATTGAAGTGGTATAGTGTGGATTGTTGTAGTTTAGAAATGTGATCAAATCTGATCAATAATGACGTATCTTAAGGAACATGAATAAACATCgtttttattgttaattaatttatttaacaaatatagTCATAATATAAATGAtaataacatttcaaatatacATTATATTACATTGTACACACATCCCTTCCAAAGGGAACATTGCAAAACACACAGCAGACAGTGCTGTCAAATACAAATGCTATTGTTTCCGTTctctgggttgtttttttttttttatcaaagaacACAATTTTACTTCTGATAAATTGCTCATCATATCAAAATTAAATCTTCCCACATTCCTTCAAATACAATactttctttaatatatataccAGTTGTTTCTGGTGGATTTGTTTGGATGCCAAAATCATTCTTGAACTATGCACTTAAAGAAATGAGTTGTCATTGATATTAAGCGTGGCTCGTCTTTGTGTAGCACCAAGTTCCAAACTGACAAATAACTCGAAAAGTTATTTGGAACATATTTATAGTAAATACTAAAAGTGCCCAAATAATTGATTTTTCAATAACTGTGGTAGTAAGTATAGCCCCTTCAAAACCAATGTACCAGTAACCAATTGTGTACTAGTCTAGATGGCTTATTTTTTTCGTTATAGAACGTCTTTCTCTCACCGTAAAAAGAACAAGCATTTCAGGTTCAAAACAAAGCTTCTGAAATGGTAATCTTTTTATCTGACACTCGACTGTTACCATGTAAATGTTTGAGAAGATATGATTTTGGAGGTATTTCAAAGTCACTGAAGGAAGGGGCCGTTTCAGGCCAGGTGATACATGCTGTATCCGACATGAGCGGCATAAAGTCCAACGGGTGACATTGGTAGTGATTGTCTGTGGAAGGGATGGGGTGCCCCGTAAAGTGAGGTCGCAGGCACATGTGCACCAAGAGGAAAGGATATCCCAAAAGCTGGTGGCAACATGGGTTTGGCTGCCATTTTCAGTTTCTCTAGCTCAGCTTCTTGCAATCTTTTTGCTTTCGCTCTCCGGTTTTGGAACCAGATTTTAACCTGTGTTTCCGTCAGATTTAGAGAGTTGGAGAATTCTGCTCGCTCCGCGATTGACAGGTACTGTTTCTGACGGAATTTTCTCTCCAAGGCCAACAGCTGAGACGTGGTAAAGGGAGTCCGGGGCTTTCTGTTAGTTTTGTGCTTTCTCAGAGGACAAACTGGGGGACTCAGGCGTCCtaaaatagtaatataaaaatatGCCATTAGTTTTCCCGTATAAGTTTAAACCACAAAGATAATTTAATATAGATACATCATCCCTTTTTAATTAAGGTACTGAAACAACCTAGTGTCTATTCATTTTCATATGTCCACAAGCGTGACTAAATTGTACCTAGGCTACTgttatagctaaaaaaaaaagaagacagaaCGTCTTTTtgattttacaaaaaacacagcatataCGATTGGAggtgttttaataaaacacactgtaTTCAAGATATTATATAGTCAAACATGAATGTAAGTTGACTTTAAAAGCGCCATACAGAAACTCGTGTAATGTCTCATTTTTGAGGATATAATCTTTCAAATATGAACAAAACGATTACACTAATGAAACTAtttcatattaaaacaaaaacagcctttAGACTCTACAGGTGTGCATACGTTTTAATATGAGTGAAAATCAAACATTAGCGGCAGGCAAAATTTACCGATCTAAAACAATGTGATATATAATTTATTGTGGAAGTATAAGTCAACTCAAGTAATTATACATCCTATAGTAagacacaacaaaatgtattaTGCTACATCAAGTATTTTTAATAATTCAATAACACAGTCCGGaataccagattttttttttaaaaaaagaaaacacttactTGGCGGAGGAGGCGAGAACCTTGAACTTTGTATCCATGAATTGTGTTCTTGCCTGTCGGGGCTCTCAGATTTGACAATTGCATCCTCTGGCATTTTGATTAGTCCTGCTACAGAGAATGTCGAGCTGATGCTCACGGCAGAGCCTGGCATCTCTGGAGCACTTAGCGCACCCATTCTGGGACTGAGTGTGTGCGACGCTCCTGCAATAGCGGTCACTTCGGAACTCGATACTTCTCTGGTAGGTTTTTTATCTGCCATCAATGCTTCAACACTAAATGGAAGTATAGCAACTTTAGGCTTCTCCACCTCCTCGTCGCCTGCCATTTTCAGGTTCGTTTGCATTTCACTTCTGTTCAAAACAACACGTGAAGCCTCTTCAGTTTTTAAGCCGATCGTTAAAGAAGTCATGTCAACAGTTGGGGCCATACAAAGCCAATCCTTTCTGATCACAGCGGTCAACAGGAACAGTTCAACACGGTACAACAAGACTTACAATAAAGCAAGATCCTTCAGCTTTCAGAACATTGTCACGTTTAGTCAACACAGTAGCAAGAACTTGCTAATAAGGCAGGCGACAGGAGGACGCTGTCCAATCAGCACCGagaggggagggacacacagatATGCCATTCGCCTGTAGGTTTCTGCGAGCTGTCAGGAACGGCCAATAGTAAATTACAGTTAAGGAGGTTCTTAGAATTAACATTAACACATtcttatatattaaaacatatccACGATGTATTTTGGCTAGTGTTTATGCTCCAAATACATACATTGATCAACAATTATTTTACTTGTATTGTGCGCAGATTTGTTGAGCAACAGCAGTGCCCTGTGATTCCTTAATGTGATTGGCCCCTTGCTGAGAAAAGTGTATTGATAGCTGCGGGGCTCTAATCTCATAGAAACACACAAGCCCTTGCAGTCATTTAAGGGTAATTATATGGTTTGGGGGAGGAATAGttgcatttttttcctttgaCTAGATCCATTAAAACCAGAAATGATGTGCATTTAGATTAAGGAAATGAATAGTCGCAAGCATATTTTTCTTAAACTGGTCAAagatatctatatataaaaacaagttatCTTAATAGTATCATATTTGGTAAATGCATTAAATATTTCCTATATTCAATTAACTTGGTCCATGCtactaagaaaatatatattaagaaTATGTAATCGCCATCATTATTGGCTTACCTATATTTTTTTACTCTAATGATTTCAAAACTCATATTTCAAAAGATTTTCTACCCAACGCTATCAAATGAGAATGACATTAACAATAAACAATCGTACAAATTAAACACACCATGCCTAAGTTTTATTATAAACTGCCAGTCTGTTTAAGACTTTTGAGATCTTATCGCatctaataaaatatataataaatgtgcATATAAATCTAAGTGCATGAAGAGCAATAGCTAGATGATCTTTCTGTGAGGATTTAGTGCCTTCTCTGGGAAGCGTCTGCGTTGCTAATTGCTAAGTATAAACAATCTGTCACGATTAGTCAGTGACTCTAATAGGCAGACAAGTTATGTTGTTTTTAGGCGCCAGCAGCGGCCTCATCAAAGGACTCAACTTCAGGGAGACTATTGAAAAACTTTAACCCGCATCAAGAGAGCAACCCGCCCTCTCCTGCCCGCCCTAGCCCTGGGACATTAGGCTATTCAGTCTGAAAAATTAGCTTTCTCAGTCGATCGCACGCCATTTTCCAACTTTTTCATACCGACTAGTTAAATAATACCCAAAAGAAAAGCTCGTTGCACCCCACTAGTGATCACGAGAGCACCGCAATGGAAAGGATGCTTGGTATTGAACTTCTATCTATTGAAGTAATGAAATACGGTATTGTCACTCCAATACTGGTTTATAGTGTATTTAAGTGGATAATTGCACCTATATTGAATGCAATATATAAACAACCAAATATTTCGGTAGATTATCAGGTAGCATATATGGTATTATACATAGAAACATTACACATTTGATATCTGCGTAAGCATGTCATATACACACGTTTTCTAAACCACTTTTACGGTAGTAACTCATTTCTAAATGACAGGGTGAGCTTgcttacatttttgtaatatttggTGGGGCTCTAACCCTGTCATTATAGCAAGCTGTAATTGGTTCTAAGTAAATGCTATAAATTACGCGCAAACAGTAATTTCCAATTTCCTTAATTTTATATCTGGCACATATAAGAACCAAGTCGACAATTACGAGCAGGTCGACAGTAATAGTCTAAATTttagagagagactgtgtgtgtgcgcgtgtgtgtttgATTAAGGGCAACACAAATTTAGCACAATATGTGTTAACACAACATTCCTTAATCAAACACAGTCTGTATGTTTTAGTGTATAAAACCTATCCTTTTGAATATTTGCCCAGTGTACATTACTGTGCAGCAAGGGACAATAAAACGATTATTGCTAATTATACCTCGTAGACTCTCAAGAAGTAGGTTACCAAACTGCTTCCTTCTCCCGAGATCCAATCAGAATTCCCAATCTGACATGTCTAGAGTGTGTTGCTTTATTAGTGTATGCTTCAGTGGGTTGTTTGTATTGGGAAACGAGGAGCGTAGGACACTGGCGCTAGATAACAATATTGGGCAATTAGCATCCCAAACAGTGCCTTTTAAAGTAACGAATGTGCCGCGCAAAGCCGATTACCATATCCTTTTTTCCATTTCAACACAACAAATGAGGATTGAAGTGGAATAAAAATCAACTCTAAGCCACTTCAGAGCTATGTTTGACTTTATAAACGGTACCTTTGATGTGGTGTGAAGGCTGCGGAAGGGGACAATGTCCCTTTGTCTTGATGCACTGAAAGTTGTCTTAAAGCCTTTCATGCTAAGCCTGTCACGTTTGACTTTAAAGACTTAAGAAACGTAGGGCATCTAATGACCTGGATACACTGGACGACAAAAAAAGGATTGGAATGTTAAAGTCAAATCTGAGCCATTGAGAAACGTACTATTATTAAACCATTTCTGttgcatatttaatatatacctgtatatttaAATTCTGGAAAAGTCACAAAATCAACACCATTTCAGATCACATATcacttaaacaattaaataaattgaTAAGAATTTGGTATTCGGTGTAACAAAGGCAACACATATACAACTGACACATTTTGTTTGCATTATAAAGTCCTAAGGTAAACCCAAACGAATGTTAGTTAGTCCATGGTTGGAAAACAATTACTTTGTGCCTCACACTGGATTGGAGGGATAGAGGAGTTCTATCTCTTTAAGGACATACAGAATGTGCAGCTCTGAATGGAATGCAGTATTTCAAGTGGCCGAAATTAATTTGATCGCGACATTATGATGCACTTGGAAAAGATGAAAGAAAAACCTGGCCGTCTCCTCCAAGATCTCTATAATTATAGATAATATATCCTATTTCAAAGCAATTAGCTCAAGCAGGCGTAACGAGGCACTTTGCTGCCAGGGAGTAACAATGGCTTACGGTTATTTAAGCTTCACGATGTCAAGCAGACTCCAAGGCTCTTTGGCTTGACTAAACGTCTTGGCTCACTTGGTACTTCCATGGCAAGCATATTCTTTTCTCTGGCTGCGCTCTGTATAGCTAATAATAGTGGTTATTATGATGCTAACTCGCCAATATGGATAATTCTTCTCTGAAAAAGTGTTTTTAGGGAAACTGGAAATATAGCTTGCTCCTATAAGGGCAGTTGTGtgagatgtatgtatgtatgtatgtatgtatgtatgtacggtCAATTCAGAATGCGTCGTTTTTTCCTTGATCTGGACAGTTTGTATGTACCGTGTAGTTTAATCTACACCCAAAAGCATTGTGTGGAGTGaggatttgtttttattctttcatTTAGAAATTGAAAGTGTCAGATTATATTGTTAACATACTATCTAATTGATTTCCTAAAGCAGCGATTAACACTTTACCGATCTATTTATGATATTAAGTGTTATGAAACAATTCTATTAGGGAATATCTTACACAGTGACCAGATATTAAACGGAGCactttatagtgttttttttcagttatgaACACTTCAGTGTAAAGGAAACCCCTGgctcaaacatgtttttaattttataccACTAatataccattattattattattattattattattattattattattattattattattattattattggttacatatttaattattaaattataccttatacacacacaaaaaacaattgTTGCGAAAATATACAGTTACagttaaatgaatacaaagatcggttaaaaaaacctgttgtatataaataataaatataacgaTGTGTTAAAAACTGTTccataaaatatgtttaaatgggCATTACTCATGTTAAAATTTGTATTTATGGGTCAATGAACAAAAAGGACACAGACTACTAAAAAATCATAATccataaattgaaaaaaaaaatgcaaagcaatTAACTTTCATGACCGGTACTGACTATAGACAAATTAACATATGTGTCAAGTAATTAAATACATTCACTAAAATTAATGGTTGGTTTTTAAGGCTGGAAATGTGGAATACATTATACCTTAAAAGCAAGGGAATTGGTTCCCTGTGGTTTACTTTAACACAAATGTTATTTCCGATATCTTTCTTCTGATACACAAATACTGAAGACACAGGGATGTGCTGTTGTCATTCAAGGAAAAAATGTTTAGCGCTGCTTTTGAATATGTGGAGGAAcagtgcaatgaatgtgtgtggATATTCCGTCGCTCTCTGAAGCACGGAGGAGGCATGACCATGATACACAAGAtgtaactataataataataataataataataataataataatcatcatcatcatcatcatcatcatcatcatcatcatcatcatcatcaaaacaGCATATGATTCAAACCATCACATAAAACCATTGTTGTATTCAGTACACTGTATCCAAATTTGCACACAGTTGACTTGTCAGAactgagatttttattttttcccttgcGCCATTCAGTGAAATATAAAGAAAAGTA from Acipenser ruthenus chromosome 2, fAciRut3.2 maternal haplotype, whole genome shotgun sequence includes the following:
- the msx1a gene encoding homeobox protein MSX-1a, which codes for MAPTVDMTSLTIGLKTEEASRVVLNRSEMQTNLKMAGDEEVEKPKVAILPFSVEALMADKKPTREVSSSEVTAIAGASHTLSPRMGALSAPEMPGSAVSISSTFSVAGLIKMPEDAIVKSESPDRQEHNSWIQSSRFSPPPPRRLSPPVCPLRKHKTNRKPRTPFTTSQLLALERKFRQKQYLSIAERAEFSNSLNLTETQVKIWFQNRRAKAKRLQEAELEKLKMAAKPMLPPAFGISFPLGAHVPATSLYGAPHPFHRQSLPMSPVGLYAAHVGYSMYHLA